In Vicia villosa cultivar HV-30 ecotype Madison, WI linkage group LG7, Vvil1.0, whole genome shotgun sequence, the DNA window tccttttctcttaaCTATTCCCCCTTCTGCACATTCTGACCTAAGTTTTGAAATTGGAGCCATTTATTTATGatactcaattcaaattcaatgcTCTCTTTTCATCATTGACCGCATTTTTTTTTCTCTCCACCCATCAATTTTAATTACCTTTtttaccttcttcttcttctctctctgCTGCAAAACTCGTGTGACATGACATCTAGTACTACATTGTTTGGAAACttgaaataaatgtataaaaattcaattttttggtGTTTGTGCAACTTTTCATGAGTTGGGTATTTCTCGTTTGTTCAGTTTGGTTTTGAGATTTTGATTTCTTAGCTTGTGGTTGAATAGTGGATACTTTGGTTTTGGTATATAGTACATGTTTAGGAAATGAGTGAGAGAGAAGAGTTTGAGGTAGATGGACAAAAGGGTCCTTTGGATTGGAGGTTTGTGAGTGGCAATCTTGTAAATTCTATGATGGGTTTGGTTTCTATGGAAAATTCTATGATGGGTTGTTCTCCTTCATGTTCTAACTCAATGGTGGATTCATTTGGTCCTAACTTTTTGGACCTTGCTTCCAATTCTGAAAGCTTTGCTTTTTGTGATGTTAATGGCCACAGTAATGGAAATGGAAAAGATGGGTTAAGTTTTGCAAGAGATGGTTGTGATATTGATGATGGTAGAACACTAGGATTTGGATGGAACCTTGCTGGTTCTATGATGAATAAGGTTGGTGTTTTACCAAATGGACCTGAGATGTTTCCTCAAAATTTGTCTCAGTTTCCAACTGATTCTGAGTTTATTGATGCTGCACGAATGTCGTGCTTAAGTGCCGGGGGTTTTGGAGATACGGTTAACTCGTGTAGGATTCCTCAATATATGGCTCTACACGTGCCTCGATCTGTTGAGCATCCTAGATGTGATGGAAGTCTTGAAAATGATGGAAGAAGTGATTGTCCTGTAATGTCTCTGGATGAAGGGAAACAAGCACTTGGAGGGTCTTGTAATGAAGCTGATAGAGTCGAGTCTAGCGGTGAGGGTGATGATGGGGTTGCCATTGGTAGCCATGTTGGTTCCCAAATGTTGGATTGTACAAGTGGAGAACCTTCTATTAAAGGTCTAAACCGAAAGAAAAGGAAAACAAGTAGGCAGGTAtgtttttttgagtttttcttagTGTACACGATATGTTAATATGAATAGAAGGAATAAAAGATGCATTACCGATAAAAAAGATGTTATTAAATCGTGATTAATGAAGCGGAGTTCATCAAAATGAGATTAGTATCCTAATCCTAAATAGATACACTAGAGATTCGTAACAATTGGGTTTAGTATTGTATAGAAACAACGTGCATGTATCGGAAGATATTGATAACTGTGGCCGatactattttccttttgtccacgtgagtttgttttattttatttattttgtgttaGGATGGTGAGTGCGACAAAGCCACCGGAACTATTGAGCTGCCTAGGGAAACTGCAAAGGACAACTGTAAGAGTCGACGGCAGAAGGGAGAGAAGCAGCCAACTTCAACAACCAAGGATTCCGGGAAGAATGCTAAACAGGGGTCTCAAGCTTCTTATCTGCCTAACGAGGGATACGTACATGTTAGGGCTCGCCGCGGTCAAGCGACAAACAGTCATAGCCTTGCAGAGAGAGTAAGATGCTATAAAAAGTTTTATGCGATGAGAAAAAAATTGTTATGATGCATGATTTCAAATTATTTGGATTTCAACTGCAGGTGAGGAGAGAAAAGATCAGTGAAAGGatgaagtttcttcaagatcttgtACCTGGATGTAGCAAGGTACATTATAGATTTGAGACCGGAAGGTCTCACTACCTTATATATTCATACGAGGATTTCGagtattgttttattttgatatatCTCAGTTATTTCTGTCTACAGATCACTGGCAAGGCATTGATGCTAGATGAAATCATAAACTATGTACAGTCTCTTCAGCAACAAGTTGAGGTATGGATAAAATCATATTTCATATCCATCTGCGCTACAATGCTAAGTGCTGCTATGGCTCTATTTTAGAACACTTAGTACTAAATAGCGTATCACAGAACATTAGCTATTTTTTCTAACTCTGTTACGCTCTAGCACCGCTATTGCTGCTATTTGACATCATTGACGATATCAGCATATGTTCCTGTAGAATTTCTTTTTAGCATCTTTGACGGTTATAATATTGTGTTTCCTGGTTGAAGTTGACACCTTTTTCTTCCTCTTGGCAGTTTTTATCAATGAAACTCGCAACAGTGAATTCACACGTGGATTTCGATATGGAACGGCTGCTTCCTAAAGACGTACGGTTTTAGTTGATTTCCATAGCGGAGAGTTAAAAGCTTACTTTTATCTATATGTCCCTGACTGACCTTTTATACAATTGAATATTTTCTCAGATTCTTCAACATCGACATGTTCCGTCGTCATCTGCACCGGGGTTTCTAACAGAAATGCCAATGACTTTTCCTCCATTATTACATCCATCTCAACCAGGACTGATTCGTTCGTCTCCACCTAACATGGCTAATCCATCCGATATACTTGGGCGGAGCGTGGAACCACAATTCACACCCCTGACTGAAGAATTTAAAGAGCCAGATCAGGTTAATCCATTGCAAGAAGCCAAGCACTGAAATTACCTCAACACCATCCTTTATTAATTTCAGTTTTACACTTATAGTTTAGTTTCTACATCATATGCTAGTAGTAATTAGAAATGATGGTTGGAGTCAATGGACAGTGATGTTACTAAATAGTAGTTATTTGAAAGTTTCACCGAAGTTAGTATTTTCTTTCTACTAGGTTTATTTGATTGTTTTATAAACTAATGATGTACATATTTGATACAATTTGTAATATAGCTGCATGAAGTGTGAGAGAATGAACTTCAATTATACACTCCAGTTAtcataaataagtttttggtccttataagtattattgcttcatttttagtccctcctggATTTTGGCAACAGGtttagctggttttggcaacagtttttttgtaaaaaccgttgcctaaagtaggggtgctcgcggtgcggtttgggcggttttgacgaaaaaaatcatccgaaccgcaagagaaaaaatcgtgcggtttggtttggttcggttggcttttaaaaaaaatccgaaccaaaccaaaccaaactaatgcggtttggttcggttcggttggttcggttttttataaatattttattgaaccacacatatacatatagatgacaacataactttgtattttgacattcatacactatcaaataacaacaaaactcgtcatattttgacgacaactttctatttaatttgtaaaaattaaattagacaaaagtgaagtaataaatataaaataatagtataaaacaatataaaaatgattagaatgaaaaaaaaataaaagagacgagagattagggaaggtgaaaaagaaaaaacaaaaaagttgAGATATTAAAGAAGAAGATGTGtcataaaaacgaaactgaaataaagaatatttgcataaaaatgagaaggtgaaaaagaaagaatataagaaagtagagattatagaaaaagagggaagatgtatgtggcaaagaaggcgcgataatgctattagagatttgagaagatcgggactaaaatcatgtgtgtaaggatgagaaaattgttcctaatcataaggttaaggtattatagatttaagtttgggttggatgtgagttaagtaaaagttaggttgtaacataatgcggtttgattcggtttggttcggtttataaaatacaaaccgcaaaccgaaccgaaccgtgcggttttgttaaaagatgacccaaactaatccgaaccaaatgcggttttttgcggtttcggtttggtttggtttggtttgcggttttctattgggttggtttggttttgatcacccctagccTAAAGACAGGGAGGGACTAAAATGAAAACTGTAatatttatagagaccaaaaacttatttaaccctatcaTTAATCATCACATTGCAATTACTTATACACTTCATGAATTTGATTTACAAGCACTAATGAGGCAAATACATCAACTAACTTGTAATTGACAATGCAAGTAATACATATAAGTCacttatttgaattatatttcaaCATTCCCTCCAACTAATTTATAGTAAGTTAAATACATTAAACACCTTTCTCATTTTCTTGTGATTTGGCTAAGACATCTGCAACTTGATTTTACCCTTGCTTACTTGATATCTAGAAAATAGAACCAAGTCTCTATGTGATTGCTCCTCTCGTGAACTACGGGATTTTTAGAATGGTTGATTGTTCATTTCTTGACCATGATGAGTtccatttctttatttttctttcaaataaacATTGCAACTAGATATCTTGACATGTTACATTGCAAGATGTGATGTATTTAGCCTTACAAGATGATAATGCCACAACAGTCTTCTTCTTGTAATAACATGAAATTGGAGGCAGAATAACATGAAATTGGAGAGTTGAAGAGTTTGAACACATATTTTATTATACTTATCTTTTCAATTTATCTCCACATCAATTTGAATCATAAAAACTAGTCGACTTACCTCTTTTGGCCTTTAGATTATGGAAAAAGAACACCATAGTTAATTGTGCTTTAGAGATATTTCAAGATCCTTTTAACAACTTGCTTATGCGACAATTTAAGTTCATGCATAAATATGTTTACGATACCTACACCATGACATATATCAAGTCTACAATTGTAAGGATATCTCAAGCATCCCATCATCTACTTGTATAGAGTGTTGTGATCCCCCTTTCCATTTTCATGTTTGATTAATTTGTATTTTGTTTCATTAGGGGTGCATGTCGAGTTGCAATTCAAATTGTTGAATCTCCATTGCTATATTTTGATGGATTaacattcatttttctttttttttttagaaaactcAAGACTCGATGGTCATCATTAGTTTTAGGTTCTCATTTATTAATCTCAATAATCTGATTACTCCTAATATTGAGTAGATCATGGCTCAATCCTCGAGTTTTCAGAAGAAGGTTCGAGCATCAAGACGCCACAAACCTTTAAGACTTGAGTAAATGGACAGACAAAACCTAGATACATTTTATTTACACTGGTACATAGATGCCTAATTTCTTTTGGGATGGTGAATCCACCAGgagaaaaccaaaaaaatacCTATGGTTACCTATTTAAGGAAAAAAGGTGTATTATAACAATGTTCCATTGAAAAACCCTACAAATTAAAAGTTTATAATAAGTTATATGCTGAAACTCTACAAATTCAGAGCATTTAACAAATGATATGCTCAAACCCTACGGATCTTGAGTTCCTAAACATAATCTCAGGTTGAAACCTCACATATGCTAGTTTTCAAGAAAATATTATttagaaaccctaaaaaatttCAATCCCTACAAATACTACACGAAAatgaaagaccaaaaaaccatcAACGCCATTGGAAAAAATGAGAAAAGTGCAAAAAATCAAAGAGAAATCTTCGAAACTATGTAAAGTAACACATCCAAAAAGATTCACCATAGAATATAAAGATGAGAAGTTGAAGCAACAAGAAAAACTAAGAATGTTAGATtccaaaaaacctaaaaaaataaaaaagtatagaATGAGCGAAAAAAATCTTGCTTAAAGAAAATCCTCAGACACGAGGCGACAATAACCAATCAGCATGATAAAAGGTACAATACTTCATACTAAGCGACAAAGTCAGAGAATCATAATAACTCAAATTGACCTTCTCTTCCTATAAGGGCTCTCCATATCACGATTTTCCACTACTAAATGTTCGATAAAGACCGAGAAAATGACTCATAAATCAACATATAAGAATTAATTTAGAATCCAAAACCAAAGCTCATCAACTTCATCTTAAATAAATCACACTACATCAAGCATATTCCCCATAACATGATAAAACAAAAGACCAATTAGTAGAACTCTAAACATGATAGAGGTAAAATGAATCAAAGGCTGTGAAGGTGGAGGTAAAGAAAATACATGATCGCAAGCCACACCCTAGAGACAATAGACTAAGTTTGAGGAGCAACTAGTACCGTCTGTACCATGACTATACTCACAAGCCAGAAACATATGAAGCCCAAAAATGTGAAGCCTAATAAAGCAAAAGGCCTTTATGTTGGCATACCTTCGTGATGTCAAACAGGTGACGTCAAGAGCTATAGAACAAAGGAAGGTTTTAGAACCTCGAAAACAAGCGTGGACCGTCCTAGAATAACATTCGATCCAAATGTATGATTGAAGAAGGATCGTCAGAGAACATAGTAAATGATACTATATAATTAGTCTATCTAGACGAAGAGTTTACATCAGAATATTCTAGATCTCTAGAAACCTTATAAAACCATTATATAAGAGactaacaacataaaatcaagatGCATACAATTTTATAAGTTAAATACCTCTCACATCCAATATTCACTAATTTAAGTGTCTAAGTATCAAGTATCACCCCTTTTATTTCGACCTACATACCAGAAACAAACTTCACAACCAAATAAACAATTCTTTACAAGGAAAAAGTCatttataattttgtaatgattgaatttctttacttttaaatatgtaattttaatttatttttcagaaAGGGATAATTTATACTACATACAAATGATAGTAATATTATACAAgtaaagtttgaaaaagaaagatgatcttttatttttctgattttgattcttgatttttaaataaCTGGTTGGCGGCATATATGTTCTCACCGTGTTCTTCTCTGCAAACAAAACCAGTCAACTCATTCATGATCGAAACTTGAACAATTCAACCCATGCCAATCTCATTCTCACAATCCTTTCTTTCCACCCCACATAACAATTCTTCAGTTTCAACTACATGTCACTATCACACTCTTCTTCTAACCACTACTGTACCTTACTCAAACTCTGCTGCGAAACCTGCAGCTTCACCAAAGCAAAAAGTCTCCATTCTCACATCATCAAAACCTTTCCATACCCAGAAACCTTTCTCTTAAACAACCTCATCTCCTCCTATGCAAAACTCAACTCCATCACGTATGCCCGCAGGGTGTTCGATCAAATACCTCACCCGAATCTATACTCCTGGAACACCATTCTCTCGGCTTATTCCAAATTGGGTTTTGTTCCTGAGATGGAATACATGTTTAATAAAATGCCAACACGAGATGGGGTGTCGTGGAATTCGATAATCTCGGGCTATGCTGGTTGTGGCTCTGTTTATCAGTCTGTAAAGGCTTATAATTTGATGTTGAGTGAAGGGTCGTTCAATTTGAATCGGATTACGTTCTCGACTTTGCTTATACTTGCATCGAAAAGAGGCTGTGTTAAATTCGGTAGGCAGATTCATGGACATGTAGTGAAGTTTGGTTTTATGACGTATGTTTTTGTTGGGAGTCCTTTGGTTGATATGTACTCGAAGATGGGGTTGATAGTTTGTGCAAGGAAGGTTTTTGATGAGTTGCCTGAGAAGAATGTTGTTATGTATAATACGTTGATAACGGGACTGATGCGATGCGGTAGGGTTGAGGATTCGAAGAGACTGTTTTTCGATATGCGGAAGAGGGATTCTATTTCTTGGACGTCAATGATTACGGGGTTTACTCAAAATGGGTTGGATAAAGAAGCGGTTGATTTGTTCAGAGATATGACATTTGAGATGCTGGAGATGGATCAGTATACATTTGGAAGTGTTTTGACTGCTTGTGGTGGTGTTGCGGCTTTACGAGAAGGCAAGCAGATTCATGGTTATATTATTAGGACAGATTATAAGGATAACATATTTGTTGCTAGTGCTCTTGTTGACATGTATTGCAAGTGTAAGAATATAAAATCAGCAGAAACAGTTTTCAAAAAGATGACTTGCAAGAATGTTGTATCTTGGACTGCGATGTTAGTGGGTTATGGACAAAATGGTTATAGTGAAGAAGCTGTTAAAACTTTTAGCGATATGCAAAAGTATGGGATTGAGCCAGATGATTTCACCTTTGGAAGTGTAATTAGTTCATGTGCAAACCTTGCCAGCCTAGAAGAGGGTGCCCAATTCCATGCTAGAGCTCTCATTTCTGGCCTAATTTCTTTTATTACCGTTTCCAATGCTCTTGTTACTTTATATGGTAAATGTGGAAGCGTTGAAGACTCCCATAAACTTTTTAGTGAAATGAGCTTCAGAGATGAAGTCACATGGACTGCACTTGTTTCTGGATATGCTCAGTTTGGTAAAGCCAACGAAACAATCAGGTTGTTTGAAAGCATGTTAGCGCATGGTTTGAAACCTGACAAGGTTACATTTATTGGGGTACTTTCAGCTTGCAGTAGAGGAGGATTAGTGGAAAAAGGAAATCAAATATTCGAATCGATGATTAAGAAACATGGGATTGTACCTATTCAAGATCATTACACCTGCATGATTGATCTCTTCAGTCGATCTGGGAGGTTGGAAGAAGCAAAGATTTTTATAAACAATATGCCTTTCAGTCCTGATGCAATTGGTTGGGCAACATTGTTAAGTTCATGTAGATTCTACGGGAACATGGAAATTGGCAAGTGGGCAGCTGAGTTTCTTATGGAATTAGATCCACATAACACTGCTAGCTACGTCTTACTTTCAAGCGTCTATGCTGCTAAAGGAAAATGGGAGGAAGTTGCCAGATTAAGAAAAGGCATGAGAGATAAGGGTCTCAGAAAGGAACCGGGATGCAGCTGGATCAAATACAAGAACCAAGTGCACGTTTTCTCTGCCGATGATAAGTCAAATCCATTTTCAGATCAAATTTATTC includes these proteins:
- the LOC131617205 gene encoding transcription factor bHLH49-like produces the protein MSEREEFEVDGQKGPLDWRFVSGNLVNSMMGLVSMENSMMGCSPSCSNSMVDSFGPNFLDLASNSESFAFCDVNGHSNGNGKDGLSFARDGCDIDDGRTLGFGWNLAGSMMNKVGVLPNGPEMFPQNLSQFPTDSEFIDAARMSCLSAGGFGDTVNSCRIPQYMALHVPRSVEHPRCDGSLENDGRSDCPVMSLDEGKQALGGSCNEADRVESSGEGDDGVAIGSHVGSQMLDCTSGEPSIKGLNRKKRKTSRQDGECDKATGTIELPRETAKDNCKSRRQKGEKQPTSTTKDSGKNAKQGSQASYLPNEGYVHVRARRGQATNSHSLAERVRREKISERMKFLQDLVPGCSKITGKALMLDEIINYVQSLQQQVEFLSMKLATVNSHVDFDMERLLPKDILQHRHVPSSSAPGFLTEMPMTFPPLLHPSQPGLIRSSPPNMANPSDILGRSVEPQFTPLTEEFKEPDQVNPLQEAKH
- the LOC131620544 gene encoding putative pentatricopeptide repeat-containing protein At1g68930, yielding MSLSHSSSNHYCTLLKLCCETCSFTKAKSLHSHIIKTFPYPETFLLNNLISSYAKLNSITYARRVFDQIPHPNLYSWNTILSAYSKLGFVPEMEYMFNKMPTRDGVSWNSIISGYAGCGSVYQSVKAYNLMLSEGSFNLNRITFSTLLILASKRGCVKFGRQIHGHVVKFGFMTYVFVGSPLVDMYSKMGLIVCARKVFDELPEKNVVMYNTLITGLMRCGRVEDSKRLFFDMRKRDSISWTSMITGFTQNGLDKEAVDLFRDMTFEMLEMDQYTFGSVLTACGGVAALREGKQIHGYIIRTDYKDNIFVASALVDMYCKCKNIKSAETVFKKMTCKNVVSWTAMLVGYGQNGYSEEAVKTFSDMQKYGIEPDDFTFGSVISSCANLASLEEGAQFHARALISGLISFITVSNALVTLYGKCGSVEDSHKLFSEMSFRDEVTWTALVSGYAQFGKANETIRLFESMLAHGLKPDKVTFIGVLSACSRGGLVEKGNQIFESMIKKHGIVPIQDHYTCMIDLFSRSGRLEEAKIFINNMPFSPDAIGWATLLSSCRFYGNMEIGKWAAEFLMELDPHNTASYVLLSSVYAAKGKWEEVARLRKGMRDKGLRKEPGCSWIKYKNQVHVFSADDKSNPFSDQIYSELEKLNYKMIKEGYVPDMNSVLHDVEDSEKIKMLNHHSEKLAIAFGLLFIPPGLPIRVVKNLRVCGDCHNATKYISKITQREILVRDAARFHLFKDGTCSCGDFW